The stretch of DNA TGCTGGAGACGATGATGAGCCTGGTGCGGGGGGAGATGGTGCCGGAGGAGCTCGATGCCCTGGGGCGCCCCCGGCTCTTCAGCGACCACCTGGTGCACCACGGCTGCCCTCGCAACGAATACTACGAATACAAGGCCAGCGCCCAGCAACACTCCCAGCTGGGTTGCCTGATGGAGCATCTGGGGTGCATGGCGACCCAGGCCCATGGGGACTGCAATATTCGCCTGTGGAACGGCGAGGGCTCCTGCACCCGCGGTGGCTATGCCTGCATCAACTGTACGGCCCCTGAGTTCGAAGAGCCGGGCTACAGCTTTCTCAGTACCCCCAAGGTGGCGGGCATCCCGATCGGCCTGCCCACCGATATGCCCAAGGCCTGGTTCGTGGCGCTCTCCTCGCTGTCGAAGGCGGCCACCCCGGCGCGCCTCAGGGAAAACGCGGTGGCTGACCACAAGCTGGTGGCCCCCAAGATCTACACCAAAAAGAAGCGGTAGCAACTGTGAGTCAACGAATTATTGGTCCCTTTAGTCGGGTCGAGGGCAACCTGGAGCTGCGCTTACAGATAGAGGACAACCGGGTGCGGGAGGCGCGGGTGTCGTCGCAGATGTACCGCGGTTTCGAGCGGATGCTGGTGGGACGTAAACCCCAGGATGCGCTGGTGATCACCCCGCGGATCTGCGGCATCTGTTCGGTTTCGCAGTCGGTGGCGGCGGCGTCGGCACTGGCCATCCTCAGCGGGGCCACGCCGCCCCCCAACGGCGAACTGGCCACCAACCTGATCCACGGCTGCGAGAACCTGGCCGATCTGCTCACCCATTTCTACCTGTTTTTTATGCCCGACTTCGCCAACCCTGCCTACCGGGACGAGCCCTGGTACGGGGAGGCGGCCGGTCGTTTCCGCGCGCTCGAGGGGGAGGCCGCGGCGGAAGCCCTGCGCGCCCGTGCCGAGTTGCTGCACCTGATCGGCCTGCTGGCGGGCAAATGGCCCCATAGCCTGGCGATCCAGCCGGGCGGGACCACCCGCTCTGTCGATGCAGGGGAGCGCCTGCGCCTGCTCTCCATCCTGCGACGTTTCCGCGCCTTTCTGGAGAAGGTGACCTTCGGTGCCCCCCTCGAAGCGCTGGTTGAACTGGACAGTGCCGGGCAGCTGCAGCGCTGGTCCCAATCCCCGGCCGTGGCCGCCAGCGATATGGGGCGCTTTCTCGACCTATCCGAACGGCTCGGTCTGTCGGCACTGGGCAAAGGGGGTGGGCGCTTTATGAGCTACGGCGCCTATCCGCAGGCGGGGGCGCACCTGTTTTCCAGCGGCCTCTTCAGCGACGCGCTTAAGGTGCTGGATACCGAGGCCATCGCCGAGGATGTCAGTCACAGCTGGATGCGCCCCGCGCCGCCGTTGCACCCCCGCAACGGGGAGACCCAGCCCCTGGCTGACCGCGCCTCCGCCTACAGCTGGTGCAAGGCACCGCGGCTGGACGGACAGGTGGTGGAGGTGGGGGCGCTGGCGCGGCAGCTGGTGGATGGTAACCCGCTGGCGCTGGACCTGAATGCCACGGAGGGGGCCAATGTTCACAGCCGGGTGGTGATGCGTCTGTGGGAGATGGCGCGCCTGCTGCTGGCGATGGAAGACTGGGCCGACGCCCTGGTGCCCAACGAGCCCTTTTTCCGGGCCGGCCTCTCGGCGCCCCAGGAGGGTGAAGCGGTGGGTATGGTGGAGGCGGCGCGGGGCAGCCTGGGACACTGGATGCGTGTGCGCAACGGCCTCATCGACCACTACCAGATCATCGCCCCCACCAGCTGGAACTTCTCGCCACGGGATGCCAACGGGCAGCCCGGCGCCCTCGAGCAGGCCCTGCGCGATGCCCCGGTGCGGGCGCTGGATGGAGAAAATCCGGTGGCGGTGCAGCACATTGTGCGCTCCTTCGACCCCTGTATGGCCTGCACCGTCCATTGACCGGATCGCAGGGCATGTCAGCCGTCCTTCTGTATAGCGGGTTCCATTGGGGCGCCGACCGTTAGGGGTTCTTCCCCTCCCCCCATTCCTGTGCGCCTTCATGAATGAGCCACTCGCCCCGCCCGTCACTGGCGTTTAATTCCCCCTGTGCCTTTACTTGGGTGGTAGCGAAGTATCCATGCTTTGGTCTAAAAGTGGAAACTGACTTACTTGATCTCTTCGGCTGTCATTACAGGGTATGTTTATTAAATTATTGTTAATAAAAGGTATTTTGTTTTTATTTTCGCGTTCTTATAGGTGGCGTGCTTTTTGCTTTAGCTATTGATCCGGGTTGGATTTGATAACCAAGTTTTCATTTTTTTCCCAGGGGTTAAAACAATGACCGTAGGGTGCACCCGGCCTGGGGGTGGGTGAGTTCGCCGCACAGCGAGCCGGGGCACTGAAACGCGATGGGCTAGAGGAAGCGCACGATGACACACGACCGTGAAATAGAGGATTTGGCGAGCCGCTTGGGGGTGACTCGCCGGACATTCATGAAATTCTGTACCGGCATGGCGGCCACCCTGGGGCTTTCCGGTGGCGCAGCGATCCAGCTGGCCCACGCCGTTGCCCAGCAACGCCGGCCCTCGGTGATCTGGCTCTCTGGACAGGAGTGCACCGGCTGTACCGAGTCCTTGCTGCGCAGCACCCATCCGACCCTCGAAACCCTGATCCTGGACCAGATCTCGTTGGATTACAGCGAGGCGCTGAGCGCCGCCGCCGGCCACCAGGCCGAAGAGGCCAAGCACACGGCGATGAAGGAGAACTGGGGCAAGTATCTGCTGGTGGTGGAGGGTTCCATCCCCACTAAAGATGGCGGTATCTACTGCAAGATCGCCGGCAAGACCATGCTGGAGCACGTCAAGGAGGCGGCCGAGGGGGCTGCCGCCATCGTCGCGATCGGCTCCTGCGCCTCCTGGGGTGGCGTGCCCTCGGCCGGCCCCAATCCCACCGGTGCCACACCGGTGCATGAGATCCTGCCCGACAAGACCATCATCAATATTCCGGGCTGTCCCCCCAACCCCTACAACTTCCTCTCCACGGTGATGCAGTTCCTCACCTATGGCACCCTGCCGGAGCTGGACCAGCTCAACCGTCCCAAGTTTGCCTATGGTCGCCTGATCCACGAGAACTGCGAGCGCCGCGCCCACTTCGATGCGGGACGTTTTGCAACCGAGTTTGGGGATGATGGCCACCGCGCCGGCTGGTGCCTCTACAAGCTCGGGTGCAAGGGCCCCGAAACCTTCGCCAACTGTCCCTCCATCGAGTTCGGCGATGTGGGCGGTGGTGCCTGGCCCGTGGGCGTGGGAGCGCCCTGCTTCGGCTGTACCGAGAAGGGCGTCGGTTTTGAGAAGGCGCTGTACGACCTCGCCACCGTCACCACCCATACCCCGCCCGATATGCTGCCGCCGGTCGCTCCGGTGCAGGGTGAGGGTGCCAGTGCCGGTGCCGCTGCGCTGCTGGGCGCGGTAGCCGGTGCCGTAGTCGGTGCGACCGCCATGACGGTGCGTCAACTGGGGCGCAGCGAAGGGGCTGAATCCTCCTCTCACACTGACGACAACTAAGGCCGGGGGGATCTATGAAACGACGTGATTTTCTCAAGGCGGCGGGTACCGGGGCGCTGATCGCCACCAGTGCCGGAACCGCTTCGGCGCGGGACAACCTGCCGGTATCGGAGGAGGCCGTGGGCATGCTCTACGACGCCACCCTCTGTATCGGCTGTCGTGCCTGTGTGGTCAAGTGCAAAG from Aestuariirhabdus litorea encodes:
- a CDS encoding nickel-dependent hydrogenase large subunit, which translates into the protein MSQRIIGPFSRVEGNLELRLQIEDNRVREARVSSQMYRGFERMLVGRKPQDALVITPRICGICSVSQSVAAASALAILSGATPPPNGELATNLIHGCENLADLLTHFYLFFMPDFANPAYRDEPWYGEAAGRFRALEGEAAAEALRARAELLHLIGLLAGKWPHSLAIQPGGTTRSVDAGERLRLLSILRRFRAFLEKVTFGAPLEALVELDSAGQLQRWSQSPAVAASDMGRFLDLSERLGLSALGKGGGRFMSYGAYPQAGAHLFSSGLFSDALKVLDTEAIAEDVSHSWMRPAPPLHPRNGETQPLADRASAYSWCKAPRLDGQVVEVGALARQLVDGNPLALDLNATEGANVHSRVVMRLWEMARLLLAMEDWADALVPNEPFFRAGLSAPQEGEAVGMVEAARGSLGHWMRVRNGLIDHYQIIAPTSWNFSPRDANGQPGALEQALRDAPVRALDGENPVAVQHIVRSFDPCMACTVH
- a CDS encoding hydrogenase small subunit produces the protein MTHDREIEDLASRLGVTRRTFMKFCTGMAATLGLSGGAAIQLAHAVAQQRRPSVIWLSGQECTGCTESLLRSTHPTLETLILDQISLDYSEALSAAAGHQAEEAKHTAMKENWGKYLLVVEGSIPTKDGGIYCKIAGKTMLEHVKEAAEGAAAIVAIGSCASWGGVPSAGPNPTGATPVHEILPDKTIINIPGCPPNPYNFLSTVMQFLTYGTLPELDQLNRPKFAYGRLIHENCERRAHFDAGRFATEFGDDGHRAGWCLYKLGCKGPETFANCPSIEFGDVGGGAWPVGVGAPCFGCTEKGVGFEKALYDLATVTTHTPPDMLPPVAPVQGEGASAGAAALLGAVAGAVVGATAMTVRQLGRSEGAESSSHTDDN